A stretch of the Pseudomonas helvetica genome encodes the following:
- a CDS encoding helix-turn-helix transcriptional regulator yields the protein MNSKHIDLLDFSELPAPVYFRYADFDAHRFASAHRHQWGTLEYSAHGVLHMEIGGSRFMSPPQYAVWVPPQTEHSFYSNQPINYRAVCLAPPLCRDLPQQACTLAISDILKAILKDFAARDVKIPERPADKRLAEVLVDQLQQAPVHNCYLPYASSAGLLSVLETLQASPGDNRPLAQWAEQIHVSERTLARQFVRELGMSFGEWRQRLRFLASIEALDSQRSIQEIAFDMGYSTSSAFIAMFQRQAGCTPEHYRRYKVF from the coding sequence ATGAACAGTAAACACATCGATCTGCTGGATTTCAGCGAACTGCCGGCCCCCGTGTACTTCCGCTATGCCGACTTTGATGCCCACCGCTTTGCCTCGGCTCACCGTCATCAGTGGGGCACGCTGGAGTATTCGGCCCACGGCGTATTGCACATGGAAATCGGCGGCAGCCGCTTCATGTCGCCGCCGCAATACGCGGTGTGGGTGCCGCCGCAGACCGAGCACAGTTTCTACAGCAACCAGCCGATCAATTACCGCGCGGTTTGCCTCGCGCCGCCACTGTGTCGCGATCTGCCGCAACAGGCCTGCACGCTGGCGATCAGTGACATTCTCAAGGCAATCCTCAAGGACTTCGCAGCCCGCGACGTCAAGATCCCCGAGCGCCCGGCAGACAAGCGCCTGGCCGAGGTGTTGGTCGATCAGCTTCAACAAGCTCCGGTGCATAACTGTTATTTGCCTTACGCCAGCAGCGCCGGATTGCTCAGTGTGCTCGAAACCTTGCAGGCATCACCGGGCGACAATCGGCCACTGGCGCAGTGGGCCGAGCAGATCCACGTCAGCGAACGAACCCTGGCCCGGCAGTTTGTTCGGGAACTGGGCATGAGCTTCGGTGAGTGGCGCCAACGCCTGCGTTTCCTCGCTTCGATCGAAGCACTGGACAGCCAGCGCAGCATTCAGGAGATCGCCTTCGATATGGGCTACAGCACGTCGTCGGCGTTTATCGCGATGTTTCAGCGCCAGGCCGGTTGTACGCCCGAGCACTACCGTCGATACAAGGTTTTTTGA
- a CDS encoding DUF6543 domain-containing protein has product MVSSSTNSTSPAKAAQASIHHEFIERALPAWLTLATPQRLRTLKVGGAGIPGWIRNASQAEHLSMLNALEASWSSQNDVDKMLMDLQDVRSFAEPVLRQALKEKYGVEDDVRETFLKLYSEVKLSPWGHNFDGGASSRTVSLLDAALHNFSSAEVFLSGSEFISRPDAQGHFDIKKIRSAMSIEQFTALCRELDIGARYKHYLESYLRPTDGLARGVLQHRVIKSQQAALKIALQMALLRKDIGAQAYVVVQGMIKGLKGLTLDGIPVRYYHLTMLDTLLKGIVLIAADLDAPYGANRRIIAYVPHDPEHPLKEYPSLVEFSRELTRQLRDTGQASPPAQPSSGLSYQQFFSRFVDHQQRGHFFAALNAQLVRVTQHDKEWGVDLPVWRETPEENPRLRYGVMRFENDTETRFNGDLWVYLYQQQQNKILNDARALVISTADADRTERWAWVENLQKMLSDIFNVALLVVTPFVPFLGELMLAYTAYQLVSEVVEGVLDLSEGLYLEAAEQLIGFTESVVQLAAFAGGIKIGDLAFSRLSPFIEGAKPVTLATGKQRLWGQNLEPYQQKALVLAADSKPDELWLHQHDGKPILRLDTSHFELKSDPQTGKHRVQHPTRPDAYQPVVESNGAGAFVIEGEQPQSWDEQTLMMRMGQPLDGLTDSFDDIRTVSRTHVDAMRRMYIDNEPPLPLLSDTVTRFRIDRDIQTFIDQISSEQPQHYLKADVRTQLQLLDGVWPGERPLQLVARDGSVTWQTGSNDSVPVRINEDRLNDGDLIATLLSHLDEGETKTLMEDVFGASVTTTGAHAKILRAEIARRASAKRNFMFNARYKEHELRWSAQVQAVQSEMPGLPGAVAQELLAVATPEELQIVAQGRLPSRLKGLALYAREEVRVARAYEGLYLASVESFDTETLVLHSLENLPGWPSDVSIQVRLFEYEGGVLDSIGTEHATLKRTIVSRTDGSFQAYDDQGNALHAETDLYSSILQALPDAELTGLNVRRSDVQTLKQAVRDHAVRPDRLSTILAQFPVPIPPAFNPALLRLRGGASNGGAVEPETKRLQAVFNNLVDWGYPSDPLPSVESDYLDGLQLICDELSESHLNSLYPAFAEAIQANAPMTRAVIRQSVELLPELKKMLSPEQFTELLNNMFMDGEPTPLSDSQRELGMTARYLKRTKRTDQYESLALAAKAGNAPSGTLADLHSYVEMLGEHMSATEKVIEVSSQTMADLNMAQRAITRAKELLPLSGNQLPSIWEKGGSAIAALKNLRKIDLATGLPTAELTTAEAAQAAINIKGGNCSENSKVTFSILANQPRTSEIHIVKATNFDHQYVVIGDLSHPEQLVAADSWPEFPCAHLTREGYFTFDPEPVLSLKPGPAVAEYAFIDDAPAGTAVIPPRGSDDSTLRAIKIPKLHLKGGYAQWTSLKELGATYVSPDERAVSFERHSASVIENRLETFESYDKAVSSR; this is encoded by the coding sequence ATGGTTTCGTCGTCAACAAACAGTACGTCGCCTGCCAAAGCTGCTCAGGCAAGTATTCACCACGAATTTATAGAGCGTGCGCTTCCTGCCTGGCTGACCCTGGCGACACCGCAAAGGCTTCGGACGTTAAAAGTGGGCGGTGCAGGTATTCCCGGGTGGATCAGGAACGCTTCCCAAGCCGAACACCTGAGCATGCTCAATGCCCTGGAGGCAAGCTGGTCGTCGCAGAATGATGTCGACAAAATGCTGATGGATTTGCAAGACGTCCGTTCATTTGCCGAGCCAGTGCTGCGTCAGGCGTTAAAGGAAAAATACGGGGTTGAAGATGACGTCAGGGAAACGTTTCTGAAGTTGTACTCCGAGGTAAAGTTGTCTCCGTGGGGCCATAACTTTGATGGCGGTGCGAGCAGTCGTACAGTTTCCTTGCTGGATGCGGCGCTGCACAACTTTTCAAGTGCCGAGGTGTTTTTGTCGGGGTCGGAGTTTATCTCCCGACCCGATGCGCAGGGACACTTTGATATAAAGAAAATTCGAAGCGCTATGTCCATTGAGCAATTCACGGCGCTGTGTCGCGAGTTGGATATTGGCGCCAGGTACAAACACTATTTGGAAAGTTACTTGCGCCCCACCGATGGTCTGGCCCGCGGGGTGTTGCAGCACAGAGTCATAAAAAGCCAGCAAGCCGCGCTGAAAATCGCCCTGCAAATGGCGCTCTTGAGAAAAGACATCGGGGCGCAGGCGTATGTCGTTGTGCAGGGCATGATCAAGGGACTTAAAGGCCTGACCCTGGACGGTATTCCCGTTCGTTACTATCACCTGACGATGCTCGACACGCTCCTGAAAGGCATTGTGCTCATCGCCGCTGATCTCGATGCGCCTTATGGTGCAAACAGGCGAATCATTGCCTATGTGCCGCACGATCCCGAGCATCCGTTGAAAGAGTACCCGTCGCTCGTCGAATTCAGCCGCGAGCTGACTCGCCAGTTACGTGATACCGGCCAGGCGTCGCCCCCTGCACAGCCCTCGTCCGGGCTCAGTTATCAGCAGTTCTTCAGTCGCTTTGTCGACCATCAGCAGCGTGGGCATTTTTTTGCCGCGCTCAATGCTCAACTGGTGCGGGTCACCCAGCACGATAAAGAATGGGGAGTGGACCTGCCCGTATGGCGAGAAACGCCTGAAGAAAACCCACGCCTGCGCTATGGCGTCATGCGGTTCGAGAACGACACCGAGACCCGTTTCAATGGTGACCTGTGGGTTTATCTCTATCAGCAGCAGCAAAACAAAATTCTCAACGACGCCCGGGCGTTGGTCATTTCCACTGCCGATGCTGATCGTACGGAGCGTTGGGCGTGGGTTGAAAATCTGCAAAAAATGCTCTCGGACATCTTCAATGTCGCGTTATTGGTGGTGACCCCCTTCGTGCCTTTTCTGGGTGAATTGATGCTGGCCTATACGGCTTATCAGTTGGTCAGTGAAGTGGTTGAAGGTGTACTCGATCTGTCTGAAGGATTGTATCTGGAGGCCGCTGAACAGCTGATCGGCTTCACCGAAAGCGTGGTTCAACTGGCAGCGTTTGCTGGCGGCATCAAGATTGGCGACCTGGCGTTCTCCAGGCTGTCACCGTTTATCGAAGGGGCAAAGCCGGTCACCCTGGCCACTGGCAAACAACGTCTGTGGGGGCAGAATCTTGAGCCTTACCAGCAAAAGGCACTGGTTCTGGCTGCCGATTCAAAGCCCGACGAATTGTGGCTGCATCAGCACGACGGCAAGCCGATCCTGCGCCTCGATACGTCTCACTTCGAACTCAAAAGCGACCCGCAAACCGGCAAGCACCGGGTGCAGCATCCAACCCGGCCAGATGCCTATCAACCTGTGGTCGAGAGTAACGGGGCGGGGGCATTCGTGATCGAAGGCGAGCAGCCTCAGTCGTGGGATGAGCAAACGCTGATGATGCGGATGGGGCAGCCGCTTGACGGTTTGACCGATTCGTTCGACGACATCCGCACGGTCAGTCGCACCCATGTCGACGCGATGCGCCGGATGTACATCGACAATGAGCCGCCATTGCCCTTATTGAGCGATACCGTTACGCGATTCAGGATTGATCGGGATATTCAGACGTTCATCGATCAGATCAGCAGTGAGCAACCACAGCACTACCTGAAGGCCGATGTACGCACACAGTTGCAACTGCTGGATGGCGTGTGGCCCGGAGAAAGGCCGCTGCAACTTGTCGCGCGCGATGGAAGTGTCACTTGGCAGACAGGCTCCAACGATTCTGTTCCTGTGCGGATAAACGAGGACCGCTTGAACGATGGCGACCTGATTGCAACCTTGCTTTCGCACCTTGATGAAGGTGAAACAAAAACACTGATGGAAGACGTTTTCGGCGCGTCGGTCACGACTACGGGGGCTCATGCAAAAATCCTTCGGGCGGAAATCGCACGGCGTGCCAGCGCCAAGCGAAACTTCATGTTCAATGCTCGTTACAAAGAGCACGAGTTGCGCTGGAGTGCTCAGGTACAAGCGGTTCAGTCCGAAATGCCGGGTCTGCCTGGCGCTGTTGCGCAAGAGTTGCTGGCGGTCGCCACACCCGAGGAACTGCAAATAGTCGCCCAAGGGCGCTTGCCATCGCGACTCAAGGGGCTGGCGCTCTATGCGCGTGAGGAAGTGAGGGTTGCTCGTGCTTATGAGGGGCTTTACCTGGCGTCGGTCGAAAGCTTCGATACCGAAACGCTGGTACTGCATTCGCTTGAGAACCTGCCGGGCTGGCCCTCGGATGTGTCCATTCAAGTCAGGCTGTTCGAGTACGAAGGCGGGGTGCTGGACAGTATCGGTACAGAGCACGCCACGCTTAAACGCACGATAGTCTCGCGAACAGATGGCAGCTTTCAGGCTTACGATGATCAAGGTAATGCCTTGCACGCAGAGACTGACCTCTACTCCTCGATCTTGCAGGCACTCCCGGATGCCGAACTGACCGGTTTGAATGTTCGCAGGAGTGACGTTCAGACACTGAAGCAGGCCGTACGTGATCACGCGGTAAGGCCTGACAGGTTGTCCACGATACTTGCGCAGTTCCCGGTCCCGATACCACCGGCTTTTAATCCCGCTTTGCTTCGTCTGCGTGGAGGTGCATCCAATGGGGGGGCTGTGGAGCCTGAGACGAAGAGGCTCCAGGCGGTTTTTAACAACCTTGTCGATTGGGGATATCCCTCTGACCCCCTGCCGTCTGTAGAAAGCGACTATTTGGATGGCCTGCAGTTAATTTGCGATGAGTTGTCCGAATCGCATCTGAACTCCCTTTACCCGGCATTTGCCGAGGCCATTCAAGCCAATGCCCCCATGACCAGAGCAGTGATAAGGCAAAGTGTCGAACTGTTGCCCGAGCTGAAAAAAATGCTGTCCCCTGAGCAATTCACCGAACTACTGAACAACATGTTCATGGACGGTGAGCCAACGCCCTTGTCGGATTCGCAGCGGGAGCTGGGAATGACTGCTCGTTACCTGAAGAGAACAAAACGTACGGATCAATATGAATCGCTGGCCCTCGCAGCGAAAGCAGGCAACGCTCCGTCGGGCACACTGGCTGATTTGCATAGCTACGTGGAGATGCTGGGCGAGCATATGAGCGCAACCGAGAAGGTCATTGAAGTCTCGTCGCAGACCATGGCCGATTTGAACATGGCACAGCGTGCGATCACCCGCGCCAAGGAGCTTCTCCCTTTGTCCGGCAACCAACTACCGAGCATCTGGGAAAAGGGCGGATCGGCTATCGCTGCACTGAAAAATCTCCGAAAAATCGACTTGGCTACCGGTTTGCCTACGGCCGAGCTCACCACTGCCGAAGCTGCACAGGCCGCTATCAACATCAAGGGCGGGAACTGTTCGGAGAATTCGAAAGTGACGTTCTCGATCCTCGCGAACCAGCCCCGGACATCTGAAATACATATTGT